CTCAAGTTCTGTCAAGTGCTCACAGCCTTCCGCCAGGTGGGCAATGCGATCGGTGGTAGTTCCAATCTAGTGTTCTATAGAGGGCTAGTGGAGGGCAAGTGCAACAACGTTCTTGGAGAAACTCTGGGCATTGATAAAGATCAACTGACTGGTCTGTTTCGGAGAACTTTCAGGCCTGGGCCTATAGATAGTTTCCAGAAATGCCTTGCTTGGCAGTGCTATTGAGGGGCGCTGAAACTTTAAAGGCATGGAAGTGCCATCTACCAGGCCTGCCCAAGGTGCGGCCAGAACGATGAAAGTGTCCTACATGCCCTAGTCCAGTGTctgagtattgctgacctgtgagTTTATGTTGAACACCTGCTGCCCCACCACCCTCTTTTGGCCTGGAGGGGCAGGCAATTTTTGTTtcgtggctgtagcgaaagaggtagtatggtggacccgtttgaaagggctaaagacagacactttccactTTAGCCAAGCTCTCATCAAGGGTAAAGggggaagtgttgccttgtagcaagtttgttgaaaggtgggtgaatgttggaagaatggccagtgtgaaaggaccaattctgaacGTGCACCTGTAAAATAAAGGATtcttgccctgttgttcaggcacctgtggcttttgtgggtttttccatAAGGACCCTTAAAATGcaccccctattgggagtttttaatttgttcaatttttattattatattgtgtaCATGCAAAAACCtattgtatcgtcctgtttttgtctgATGTAGTTGTATGTCGTGAGCCCTTGtagctaataaaagaattaattattaagtGGACAACCATACTATAAGTTATTCTGGCTTGATTTTCATTAGTAGTAATTAATGGTTTCATTCCGCATAactttatatgtattttctttttattacttccAATTTTTTTCCTGTAAGCCTGCATTTTGtgttacatttaaaaattttcacTTGATATGGAAAGAATCTTTTTATGTCATGTTAACATTTGCCTGAATACCAAAGCTAACAGACAACTTattgacagaaaaataaacaactgtcACTATTTCGGCAAATTTTCATGCTAAATGGAAACatttacagacatatgtacctgGGGAAGTAAtaaaacatttgcccaagtgggactgaacccccaaATCATACAGTGGAGAAGCATACTCCTCACCATTGTTATCTGCACTGTTTCTATTAACCAAATAGAACACTGAACTAGAAGACACCCTGGGCCAGACAACAGATTAAGTTTGCtaccaattgtttttttttaaatttctgtcttAACCATTCACCCActcaaaataagaatatttttatttgagcGTTTCTGCTTTTGTTTAGCAAAAGACACTCATCTTACACCGATCTGGTTCAACTGCACCATAGTCATAAAGCTTATTGTTAAATTCTTGAATAACAACTAAGAGTAAATTGAGCTGAGCCAAGGCATTCAGTGAATGCTGTAAATAGATAAAAGTACACATTACAAACGAATAGTTGATAGTTAAAGTGACAAAGAGATCAGCTTTATAACCTAACAgcattataaatacaaaaacctTGGATATAGTGAACTGAAACCATTACATTGACAATTAAAAAGCAGGCTATAATAAATAGAATGCAAACACCTGAAAAGAGTTAAATCaaataatcaaatttatttaCAGTTTCCCCAATGTATTTACAAGTTTCTTTAGGATGCATAGCATCAACAGTAAGTTGTCTTCCAGTAATATTGCAGTCGGCAGAAATTACTTGTATCTGATGATTGGTTGATATCAGTGGACAACAACTGCCATATAAACTGGAAGGCAACAAATGTTTCGATTATTGGTTTTTCTGTCCTCTATTTCAGAAAGATCACATAGCAAAGGACTGTTTTTACAGCCATAAGACTGGCTGTCAAGCCCTACATCCCATCCCAAAGCCATTTTTACAACAAACCTTCAAGGTGGTAAACATTCCATCAAAGTTTGTTTAGCATAAGCACTTAGGCTATCAGGGAATTTGACATCAAATTCAACAATTAAGTCCCCTCTGCGCATTGGTTGTTTAGCTAAAGGTAGTCCTTCACCCTGTATTCGTTTCGTTGTTGAAGGTTTGATGATTTCTGTGAGACGGAAAGGGATTGTTCGATTACTGATGGTTGGAATTTGAATAGTGGTACCACAAAGAgcctaaaaaaatttttaaaaagagttATTAGATTATCTCAAAGTAATATTCACAAAAAAATCTAAACATTGGTTTTTAAAAGGtcaacatttcaaaattattcaaaataaaatgcaaccaaagaaatagtgtgtgtacacacaaatgcactaaAAGAATGTGTTACAAATCTACATTCCCCAATATTTTTGTGCACTAACATTACCaatactcacatatgtgtgtgtgagagagagagagagaaagagagagagagagagagagagagagaaagagagagagagagagagaaagagagaaagagagagagagagagagaaagagaaagaaaaagtgtatgcaagcacgcacacacacatttctatatgtatacatacacactgtttaatattcacttttctatgcaagcatgtgtcagatggaatttccaaccagatgccctttctgtcaccaaccctcaccagtttcaaAGTAAGATGTATATGAAAAAAAGGCAAGAATGTTAGCACTGAGTAGAATGCCTcacaatatgtatttaaaattttgccaaggtcaactttgcccttcaggGCTGATAAAGTAACAGCCCAGAGCAGAATAATTAGAGCAGGCAGGATGCCATGTATTATCTGTACCAGCTCTGTGCATCCCAAGTTTAAATCCTGCCTCTTCAACAGGAAAACAGTGACACTTCTGTAAGTTGTGATCAGATAGTATTAAGAATTTggaaaaccaaaagaaataatttcCTTTGTTCAGTTGGAAGatgactgccaccaccaccaccaaaattggGTATAAGGAAACTGCATGAAAACTCATTGGATGATTGTACCGGTAATTGCCACATCTGGCCTGTGGGACTTTTCAGCCACTGACACACTACTGTGGTAAATGAATTGCTGAAAATCAGAAATTCTGACCAAGGAatgtagctatgtggttaagaaatttattttccaaCAATATGGTTGGGTTCAGTAACAttgtgtgacacattgggcaagtatcttaaGCTCCCAAGTCACTGGCTTTGTGCTCTCAAGGATATGTGAAACACAAGGCCCTTTTTTGAAAAACCATcatctgaacgtggccaatgccagtactccCCAACTtccatgtcagtggcatgtaaaaagcactatccgaacctGATCGATGCCAGGTATGCCCGACTGGCTCCTGAGCTGATggcacagaaaaagcacccacaacactctcggagtggttggcattaggaaaagcatccagctgtagaagcattgccagatcagattggagcctggtgcagccactggctccccagacctcagtcaaaccatccaacccatgccagcatggaaaacagatagtaaacgatgatgatgaaataagggTTAGtatgaaaatgaacataaaaacaatatacatgcacatgcacacacaagcatcatcTTGATATCCACTTTTCGATGCTTGCATTAAGAAAGTTGGAATTTGTTGACAGCTTCATTTTTCCTGTCTCtgaccctcacttgtttccaagcaaggtaaaatGGGCTCATTGCTTAGAAATGAACACAATCACTTAAATGATGCTAATTCTCATTGACaactattacatgatgtcaagacaaaacaCACATCTCTGTGTATGATGAGcgactttcagtttctgtctatcaaatctactcaaggATTTGgctatataaaataacaaagataccatgtagaactgaacctgaaactacatggttggaaagcaaatttccaTAACTATAGAGCAATACCGATAACTAAAAAGTGATCTTCCCAAGATTTGCacagaaatttgaaacaaatactgcatgaCATCCTGCCcaatactaacaattctgccaacttgttacctgtgtgtatgcgcacacacatatacaagaggAATTTACTACATCTGTAAAATGAAAGAGGTGGTAAGCACAAAATGTGATCATAATTCAATAGCAAGCCAATAAGCATCACCATGCTTGTTTGTTGTAGATTGGTTTGTCCATGCTAGAATAGCTTGGACGAATACATATTCAGTAattgttttacagctgaatgcctttttGTCCACTAATGCTTGCTTACCTGTAgaggattttttttattctacatatTTGAAAGTGCAGAGCAAGTGAATGATTTATTGACAATGTCAAACTACATACACGGtgcatgggaccttgggcaagtgtcttctgttatagccctagGTTATGGGAATAGTTTTGATGAATAGAAactaaagaagcctgttgtgcatgtgtgtccttgtcttaacatcacaaaacaaatatgtatgcacgcatacaagCAGTTCTCGTTTTCACAGTAATTTATGAGGACACAACTTCacaagaattttttatttttttacatatgggGTTGGGGGGAAATGGGATCATTTGAAGTGGGCGtgaaagcgaaagagacagagagcgCGCGATTGTATGAAGAtagttcttttgaagttggcgtgaagcagaagaattgatgtgcgtgtgtgtgtgtttgatggggtgtgcgagacaaagtgtggtgtgtatgtgaattgcttttgttagtgtttgtgaagagagagtgagtaatgttgcttgtgtgtgtgtatgtgagagagagaaagaaaaaaagagataaatttttttattcactttttgtagtgagtgattgacagagaacaagagagtgagagataggttatgtatgtatgtatgaatgaatgaatggcttcagtgacacacacgcacgcaggttgttatgtatgtatacatagatgtgtattatatatatatatatatatatacacacacacacacatctatatatgtgtgtgtgcgtcactgaagccatacatacatacatacataacctctcgctctctttttctgTCAATCACActcacaccccatcaaacacacacacacacacacgaaatatgaATATTCCCATGTCAGGAATGAAACCCTGGTCACCTGGGCGAAAGCCAAGAACCCTGAACACTAaatcgtcatgtgtgtgtgtgtgtgtgtgtgtgtgtgtgtgtgtgtgtgtggttgcgtgcGTTGACATTCTATACTCTGTCACCGCTTAGCGCATCGGTGTTGTAATGTTTACTTCCTATATTGTCCACACAACCGGTTGCTCTTCAAGTCATAAAATGCTACCTCAAATAAGTTCAACCCATGCAAAGAAAAGAACGAGGAGTTTCTTTAGAAGCGCACCGCTCCAAGAAAATTACGCTTACTTGTAAAAAAAAGTTACGAAAATGGgaaatatatccaaaataaatGAAGCATGCAAAAAAAANNNNNNNNNNNNNNNNNNNATAAAATACGGGAAACAGGCACTcgcgaatataaacaaacatgccgGACGATAACTTACTTTTACCAGTcatattattaatgatacaagGGGCccgacatgtttgtttatattcgcgAGTGCCCGTTTtccgtgttttattttttagaataaaatatttaaaaatagatgaatctaattttttgcatacttcatttattctggatatatttcccattttcataattttttttagaaattaggCCTCATTTTCTTGCAGAGGTGCGCTTCTTTCGAAGCGCTAAGaaccaattaatatatatatatatatacacacacacacatacatacaacaaaacctTCACAAACTAGAACTTCCTAAAGAAGTATTGCTCTTACCAGAATTAGAATCCCTGTATGAAGGTCAATCTTGCAATATACTGTTTGGtataatatgtaaaacaaaatcaTCATAAACCAACCAACCAAGAATCCCCAAACTCTCAGAAGTAGAATTTCAAAAGACAACTCAGAACCACGAGAACATAGGATACAAAAGGTTAACAGTCAACAAgcacaacaaacatatatatacatgcatctgctGACTAACGGCTACcattatggtttcgacatctGGACAGTACCATTTAATCTGGTAGTGTCAACAGCGTTAAACACTGCTTGAGGATTACTACGAAGCAGCAGCAGCGAAACATTAGCGCAATATGTCCATTACGTCTACACCTTatcattacaaatacaaacaacaaatctTTAACTTAAATCGCAACATATAGCTATGAAGCTCAATCATAGAAAAGAGAAATATCCTCAATATGGACACTTACATCAAAAAATTATGGTACTGAAAAACAGAGATCATTAAAACAAACCAGCGAATGTACTGAATAAAAGTTATTGAACACATTCAGAGATACACGTTGCcgatagataaaatgaaaaataaccaaGGGAATAATCAACTTAGAACTGTAAATCGAAGAACATTAACCAATAAACATTGCTATCCTACAATTTATGACACGTATTTAAAACACGAACCAAACGTTAActagcgtgtgcatgtatgtatgtatatatctatttatctttctatacacatacacacattcatgtgacTAGAAGAAATTTGACAAAATCGTATTTGAACACATTATGCAGACTACATGACGTGAATAAATTGAACAAGAAGAAAGATTGATGCCGAGTTCCTTTTAAGATAATTGgcaataattttgttttgatgaggaatATTCGAAACAAGTATTTCCTCTTCCACAGACAGCACATATTCAAATCACAAGAAAATGATTCACCaacatataaacaaatttttCACTGAATAGCGTATGTCTTCCTTATCCGTTGGGTTTGGGTTTCGTAAGTTATTACAGAGACAGACGTATTACTgtctacattcacatatatggTAGAGCTGTAGTCACTAGCTAACCAGCTGAAAATAACTCTGGTATATATGCTTGCTTAGTAGAGAAAGGGTGGAGGGGGTTCACTGGGTGTTGCCACCGACTCCGAACACTAGACGAAACATAATTTAGACTTGTAATGTACAATGAATAGCAGACACGCAAAACAATTGATGACCTGGACATTTAATTCAATACAAGCACACATTAACGTCGTAGGAGAAAATACACTAGCAAAGCGAGTCAAAGACCAAATAACCCATTTCAAGAATTTGCGGTCTATGCCCGAAATCATTCTAACAACCTGTGGAAGCTATGACGGTACGCAGTAGTTCAAGAAGGGATGCAGTTGTCAGCCACGAAATTAGGCCACCTGATTTTTGAGAGTTGACATGCTGTCAGAATGAGATCAATTGATGTACATCCTTACCTTTCCCTATAATGTTACAGGCATTAAAGTAtcttaaaattacataaatatataacagccAATGAATCAgagctacatatacacacatctattcacAAACTGCATGAGTGCCGATATACGTGACATTTGAGAGAAGGCGGAATGCCGAAATTATCAATCACCCACCatagtatagtagtagtaacagcaaaaTGGTTTTCTAGAACCATCTTACAACCATCCTTTTTAAGCCCAACAGTTGTTATAAACGTGTATATAGAGACTTATTACAAGATCAGTATCATTTTATCGACgcaagaaatatgtaaactaacGTAGAAAACCAACAGTATTTAGTCCGACACCGAGCATTCCTATAGACAAGCGTCGTAAATTATCTAGTGCTCTATAAACCGTAATTAGTTCGGATGTGTATGTTACAAATAAACATCGTAACTACGATTctacaaagaattttaattttcttccatGGAGGTAGATTTTTGCTCTTCCACCCTTTATGATTATACAGTGCCCCATCTTTTCTTTTTGGGTTGTGTTTTTTTAACAAAGACTATTCTAATTCTTCAAAAAATATGCGTCgcataaatctgaaaaaaaaaaaaaaaagaattcgaaAACCAACACTGGGTGGGGAACAGAAATCTACCTCCCCCACTTTTTTCCTCAGTACCGTTATTTCCGATGCTTGAAACTAGCATCTAAAGAAATCACAGCTTTTGCACTAATAGTCCACTTACGACGCTATTCCATAGAAATACCCAGCAAGGTTTCCCAGAacactaaaacaaaagaaaaaaagttaacatTTCTCTACGATCTANNNNNNNNNNNNNNNNNNNNNNNNNNNNNNNNNNNNNNNNNNNNNNNNNNNNNNNNNNNNNNNNNNNNNNNNNNNNNNNNNNNNNNNNNNNNNNNNNNNNNNNNNNNNNNNNNNNNNNNNNNNNNNNNNNNNNNNNNNNNNNNNNNNNNNNNNNNNNNNNNNNNNNNNNNNNNNNNNNNNNNNNNNNNNNNNNNNNNNNNNNNNNNNNNNNNNNNNNNNNNNNNNNNNNNNNNNNNNNNNNNNNNNNNNNNNNNNNNNNNNNNNNNNNNNNNNNNNNNNNNNNNNNNNNNNNNNNNNNNNNNNNNNNNNNNNNNNNNNNNNNNNNNNNNNNNNNNNNNNNNNNNNNNNNNNNNNNNNNNNNNNNNNNNNNNNNNNNNNNNNNNNNNNNNNNNNNNNNNNNNNNNNNNNNNNNNNNNNNNNNNNNNNNNNNNNNNNNNNNNNNNNNNNNNNNNNNNNNNNNNNNNNNNNNNNNNNNNNNNNNNNNNNNNNNNNNNNNNNNNNNNNNNNNNNNNNNNNNNNNNNNNNNNNNNNNNNNNatatatatatatatatatatatatacgagacaGGAAGAAAGGACTATTAAGATATTTACAGAATGTTATCTTTTCACTTATGTAAGGATCGTTACTTCGGCCAGTTTTCAACCATGAATTAACataagtatttatgtacacacattgcattagaaatatatttgtgggACATACTCGTGActatgaagaaacaaatatttaataaaaagattTTAAGACAATATAATTTAGGACAAAAAAAATGACCGACAGATTCTATATCGAGAATGAATAAGCACTTAGAAAGCAAGGCATACAAGAAAAATGTAGTGGCCCTGCTTCCATTTACCAGTAATGGTTACGAACAGAGGTTCGAGAGTGGGGGCACTTCCTTTCCAGACAACCATGAAGTAGAAGTGTCTGAAGTAGGAGTTTTCATTCAAAATTAAAACTGAATGATAGATGGTGGATAACAGAGTGCCGgtctcgacatgctagaaacagcagtcaaatcttttcAAAATCACATCTTGCCATCTTAAAAACAGACAGGACAATGCAGACCTATCTAGGTTTCACTTTTCTTGAGATTTTACCTCCGTAATTTATAAGCTTCCACGTTCTATTCATGaaaaatattctgtaattttTTAAGTCCTTCATAGCTTTGCTGTTCgataatataaaaattacttcAATTTGGATGCAAGCAGTCATCCAaaaattttctgcatttattAAAAATTCTCATTGAGCATTATTACTATTGCCATCAGTCATTTGTACTCGCGAAACTGAAAAGGGTACGTTATACTCCAAGATTGCGCAATATAATCCTAAATACATAACGTCTGCATAACTAATTGGTCACAATGGGACTGCATTGGAAACAGGtcagctaaaaataaaaaaaaactttaaagacTTAAAATAGGGCGAtcctattgtttatttattattattattttttttgcctaAGGACAAAGTTTCggatattactcttttacttgtttcagtcatttgactgcggccatgctggagcaccgcctttagtcgagcaaatcgacccccaggacttattctttggaagcctagtacttattctatcggtctctttttgccgaaccgctaagttacggggacgtaaacacaccaacatcggttgtcaagcgatgttggggggacaaacacatacatatatatatatatatatatatacgacgggcttttcagtttccatctaccaaatccattcacaaggctttggtcggcccgagNNNNNNNNNNgcctagtacttattctatcggtctctttttgccgaaccgctaagttacggggacgtaaacacaccaacatcggttgtcaagcgatgttggggggacaaacacatacatatatatatatatatatatacgacgggcttttcagtttccatctaccaaatccattcacaaggctttggtcggcccgaggctatggtagaagacacttgcccaaggtgccacgcagtgggactgaacccagaaccatgtggttggtaagcaagctatttaccacacagccacacctgctataataataataagtaataataattttaaaaaaagacgaACTCTTGACTGACTCACCTCTCTCAAtgatatttttgctttatatCGTATATCATTTCCATCACGCGTGAAGACAGGATGCCGTTTGTCCCTGATGACAAACACAACATCTGCTGGTATATTATAAGGGGTCTGATCTCCTTCTTTTGGAAAAGTGATCTTCGTACCGGCTTTCCAACCGGGTTTGATATCTACTGTTAAGATTTTCTCTTCTCTGACTTGTTTATTCGACTGGACCATTATCGTTCGtgtgattttcattttcttcgtgCAACCCGTGCAGATATCCTCAAGACTGACAGGTAGATCCTTGACAATCGGTTTGTCTTGTTCCTTCTGTCGCCGGAACGACGGTCCACCCATATTAAAACCATGTCTACCGAAGTGCGAGAATGGCTCATCCACATCCATATCATCGCCAACAAAGCCGCCAGATTGGTGCTGCGATCTTTGATCACCTGGGAATGAACTAAACATGAACGAATTGAACGGGCCTTCATCCCCGAAAAACATCCTGAACGTTTCGTGCGGGTCACAGTGGAATGAGTAAGAGAAGTTTGCACCTTGTTCCCCACCCATACCACCGGGAACATTGCCCCTAAGTCCTTCTTCTCCATAAGAATCGAatactttccttttttctttgtcgGACAGGATTTCATATGCTTCGGCTACCTCTTTGAACTTTTCTTCGGCTCCAGGAGATTTGTTTTTGTCCGGATGGTATTTCAGAGCCATTTTCCGATAGGCTTTCCTGATGTCATCTTCCGTTGCATTTTTACTTATACCTAAGATTTTGTAATAATCTTTCCCCATCGTTTATATTTTGcgttttaaatcaatttttaaaacaaaattctatcaagccttctatttataaaagaaaaagggagTAATGGGACTGactgtttttttctctcaatgtgtataaatatatatgcaacaattaaagtatattaaaaaaaaaatcctaaattGTTTACCTAGAATAGTTAAAAAGTGAAAGCTTCACAATCCAATTACACGACATAACATCGTAAAATGGCGGCGTGAAAGTGTGTAGTCAGACGCCGAGGCTATTTATAAATAGTCTGTGACGTGTACTTCTAGAACATTCGAGAACCATCTAGAAAGCCAATCAGAACACGCCACGTCACAggtgatgtttttgttattttattacgacagtagaaacaaaaaacaatgacagATAACCTCCCTTTAATTAAGTTTAAATGCTGAACAGAAAAGCGGTAATTAGCAGCAAAACTGGTTAATTATCATGTTAATAGTTTCTTATACAAAGGTTGGAAATATCAGATCTAGTGGTGGTGTCGGAAGACATTGCGAgtggaaaagaatgaaaatgattaCTGAAAAAATTGCCGGTTCGTCACAAACggataaaatatgaattataacaCAACCAAcgaataatatttcttttaacaagGTATAAAGCAtcctgtgtatcatacttaaggTGGGTATACTGTAGAAAGCCACATAACTGTGGTATTCGTCTCGAGAAAGCATCTTGTACAGACATattgtgctaaaaaaaaaaacaagcacagAAGAACatcagtagcagacgaaaagCGTCCAGCAGTGACGGTGGAATGGCTAATCTAGATTTCCGGGTATTTGAACGTTATCAATAGCAAGCATTCACTAGCAACCGCATGCTTAGACAAATT
This genomic interval from Octopus bimaculoides isolate UCB-OBI-ISO-001 chromosome 4, ASM119413v2, whole genome shotgun sequence contains the following:
- the LOC106882596 gene encoding dnaJ homolog subfamily B member 5; the protein is MGKDYYKILGISKNATEDDIRKAYRKMALKYHPDKNKSPGAEEKFKEVAEAYEILSDKEKRKVFDSYGEEGLRGNVPGGMGGEQGANFSYSFHCDPHETFRMFFGDEGPFNSFMFSSFPGDQRSQHQSGGFVGDDMDVDEPFSHFGRHGFNMGGPSFRRQKEQDKPIVKDLPVSLEDICTGCTKKMKITRTIMVQSNKQVREEKILTVDIKPGWKAGTKITFPKEGDQTPYNIPADVVFVIRDKRHPVFTRDGNDIRYKAKISLREALCGTTIQIPTISNRTIPFRLTEIIKPSTTKRIQGEGLPLAKQPMRRGDLIVEFDVKFPDSLSAYAKQTLMECLPP